The following proteins are co-located in the Camelina sativa cultivar DH55 chromosome 12, Cs, whole genome shotgun sequence genome:
- the LOC104729406 gene encoding BTB/POZ and TAZ domain-containing protein 5, whose amino-acid sequence MENISQEQVSGPPSPPPYPVIIKSTDLFTQRTSSQSFVSKATRDSWDRMFDEAHGADVLIHTDDNGLVYAHSNVIGMASDVIKGMMKQDKRRSHRKSISILGVPHDAVRVFIRFLYSSCYDKQDMEDFAIHLLVLSHVYVVPHLKRVCESEFENSLLNKENVIDVFQLALLCDAPRLGLLCHRMILKNFEEVSTSQGWLAMKESHPGLQKELLRSVAYELNCVKQRNRKQKEIQTYTQLYDAMEAFVHICRDGCREIGPTKIETPHVSCGFQACNGLEQLLKHLAVCKLRSIPGGCSRCKRMWQLLELHSRICVDSEQCKVPLCNNFKERMKTQSRKDEKRWKLLVKNVLSTKRIGGSPFFLQAFDVTL is encoded by the exons atggagaACATCTCACAGGAACAAGTTTCAGgaccaccatcaccaccaccttATCCGGTAATAATAAAGTCAACGGATCTGTTTACGCAAAGAACAAGTTCTCAAAGCTTTGTCTCTAAAGCTACAAGAGATTCATGGGATCGTATGTTCGATGAAGCTCATGGAGCTGATGTTTTGATTCATACCGATGATAATGGTTTGGTCTACGCGCATTCTAATGTCATC GGAATGGCTTCAGATGTAATCAAAGGAATGATGAAACAAGATAAGAGAAGATCTCATCGTAAATCTATATCAATCCTCGGTGTTCCTCACGACGCTGTTCGTGTTTTCATTCGATTCTTATACTCTTCTTG TTATGACAAACAAGATATGGAAGATTTTGCAATACATCTACTTGTGTTATCACATGTCTACGTGGTTCCGCATCTGAAACGAGTGTGCGAGTCAGAATTCGAAAACAGTTTGCTCAACAAAGAGAATGTGATTGATGTGTTTCAGCTAGCTCTTCTCTGTGATGCTCCTCGTCTAGGTCTTCTCTGTCACAGAATGATTCTTAAGAACTTTGAAGAAGTTTCTACTTCTCAAGGATGGCTAGCAATGAAAGAGAGCCATCCTGGACTCCAGAAAGAGCTCTTACGCTCTGTCGCTTACGAGCTTAAT TGTGTGAAGCAAAGAAACAGGAAACAGAAAGAGATACAGACTTACACACAGTTGTATGATGCAATGGAGGCTTTTGTTCATATATGTAGAGATGGATGCAGAGAAATAGGTCCAACAAAGATCGAAACACCTCATGTCTCTTGCGGATTTCAAGCCTGCAACGGTTTAGAGCAGCTATTGAAACATTTGGCGGTATGCAAACTAAGATCAATCCCTGGTGGTTGCAGCCGTTGCAAGAGAATGTGGCAGCTTCTTGAGCTTCATTCGCGTATTTGCGTAGACTCGGAACAGTGTAAAGTCCCTCTTTGCAATAATTTCAAGGAGAGGATGAAGACACAGAGCAGGAAAGATGAGAAGAGATGGAAACTTTTAGTGAAGAATGTTTTGAGCACTAAGCGAATTGGAGGATCTCCATTCTTTTTGCAGGCATTTGATGTTACTTTATGA
- the LOC104729405 gene encoding uncharacterized protein LOC104729405 isoform X1, with product MISSCMYDYAQIRTYQCGLWNMILFDYLNDHEVKRAQSFVRMDPQHTGDLLNHLEKQSELLKEAHKTMSQELQTLQVEHEMMMRKLYELMKTHQKKREETQTHNVLEGRETVEDSLSTLTIGDDD from the exons ATGATCTCTAGTTGTATGTATGATTATGCCCAAATCAGAACTTATCAATGTGGACTGTGGAATATGATCTTGTTTG ATTACCTAAACGATCACGAGGTCAAGAGAGCTCAATCATTTGTGAGGATGGACCCCCAACATACGGGTGATTTGTTGAA CCATTTGGAGAAGCAGAGTGAATTACTCAAAGAAGCTCATAAGACCATGTCACAAGAACTCCAAACACTCCAG GTAGAACATGAGATGATGATGCGTAAACTCTATGAGCTAATGAAAACTCATCAAAAG AAAAGGGAGGAAACTCAAACTCACAATGTGTTGGAGGGAAGAGAAACAGTTGAAGATTCTCTGTCAACACTAACGATTGGTGATGATGACTGA
- the LOC104729405 gene encoding uncharacterized protein LOC104729405 isoform X2, whose amino-acid sequence MDPQHTGDLLNHLEKQSELLKEAHKTMSQELQTLQVEHEMMMRKLYELMKTHQKKREETQTHNVLEGRETVEDSLSTLTIGDDD is encoded by the exons ATGGACCCCCAACATACGGGTGATTTGTTGAA CCATTTGGAGAAGCAGAGTGAATTACTCAAAGAAGCTCATAAGACCATGTCACAAGAACTCCAAACACTCCAG GTAGAACATGAGATGATGATGCGTAAACTCTATGAGCTAATGAAAACTCATCAAAAG AAAAGGGAGGAAACTCAAACTCACAATGTGTTGGAGGGAAGAGAAACAGTTGAAGATTCTCTGTCAACACTAACGATTGGTGATGATGACTGA
- the LOC104729407 gene encoding BTB/POZ domain-containing protein NPY5-like: MKFMKLGSKPDSFQSEGDNARYVASDLATDVVVIIGDVKFYLHKFPLLSKSARLQKLITTTTSSSSNEDDQIHHHHEDEIEIADIPGGPASFEICAKFCYGMTVTLNAYNVVAARCAAEFLEMYETVEKGNLVYKIEVFLNSSILQSWKDSIIVLQTTRALSPYSEELKLTGRCLDSIASRASIDTSKVEWSYTYSKKKNLDNGLRKPQAVPRDWWVEDLCDLHIDLYKRAIATIEARGNVSADVIGEALHAYAIRRIPGFSKNSSVQITDFAKYRALADSIIELIPDEKRSVSSSFLTKLLRASIFLGCDEVTGLKNRVGERLDEASLGDVLLYDVELMHSLVEVFLKSRDPREDDLTAKASVAKLVDGYLAEKSRDSDSLPLQKFLSLADMVSSFPRQSHDGVYRAIDMFLKEHPEMNKSEKKRICRLMDCRKLSAEACAHAVQNERLPMRVVVQVLFFEQVRANNNGSSSTGNSTPEIIIPASRSTNTTDQEDTECWDTEDIKALRGELASLRLAKNQQENNNNKGKLMKGGGGLGVSRVFSKLWSGKDRSGEMMSSSGTSSPGSINDDSKSSSSTSKKH, encoded by the exons ATGAAGTTCATGAAACTTGGATCCAAACCTGATTCTTTTCAATCCGAAGGAGACAATGCTAG GTATGTAGCAAGTGACTTAGCAACAGATGTTGTTGTCATCATTGGGGATGTCAAATTCTATCTTCACAAG tTTCCGTTGCTGTCGAAAAGCGCAAGGTTGCAGAAGctaatcacaacaacaacatcatcgtCATCCAATGAAGATGatcagattcatcatcatcatgaagaCGAGATTGAGATAGCTGATATTCCCGGTGGTCCTGCTTCATTCGAGATCTGTGCTAAATTCTGTTATGGAATGACCGTTACTCTAAACGCTTACAACGTAGTCGCTGCTCGCTGCGCCGCTGAGTTTCTTGAAATGTATGAAACCGTCGAAAAAGGTAACCTTGTTTACAAGATTGAGGTTTTCTTGAACTCGAGCATACTCCAAAGCTGGAAAGATTCGATCATCGTGCTTCAAACCACGAGAGCTCTGTCTCCATACTCTGAAGAGTTGAAGCTAACGGGACGATGTCTTGACTCGATCGCCTCAAGAGCTTCGATTGATACTTCGAAAGTCGAATGGTCATATACTTAcagcaagaagaagaatcttgatAATGGTTTGAGGAAACCACAGGCTGTTCCTAGAGATTGGTGGGTTGAGGATCTTTGTGATCTTCATATCGATTTGTATAAACGAGCAATAGCTACAATCGAAGCGAGAGGGAACGTTTCAGCAGACGTTATCGGAGAAGCGTTGCACGCGTATGCGATTAGAAGGATTCCTGGATTCAGCAAAAACAGTTCTGTACAGATCACTGACTTTGCCAAGTACAGAGCTTTAGCTGATTCGATCATTGAGCTGATCCCTGATGAGAAACGCAGCGTTTCTTCGAGTTTCTTGACTAAGTTGTTACGTGCTTCGATCTTTCTTGGTTGTGATGAAGTCACCGGGTTAAAGAACAGAGTTGGTGAACGGTTAGATGAGGCTAGTTTGGGTGATGTTTTGCTCTATGATGTTGAGTTGATGCATAGCTTGGTTGAGGTTTTCTTGAAATCTCGTGACCCGAGAGAGGATGATTTAACCGCTAAAGCATCAGTTGCAAAACTTGTCGATGGTTACTTAGCTGAAAAGTCTAGGGACTCGGATAGTTTGCCTCTTCAGAAGTTCCTCTCACTCGCGGATATGGTCTCCAGCTTTCCTAGACAGTCTCATGATGGAGTTTATCGCGCAATCGACATGTTCCTTAAG GAACATCCGGAGATGAACAAGAgcgagaagaagagaatctgcAGGCTAATGGACTGTAGAAAGCTATCAGCAGAAGCATGCGCACACGCAGTTCAAAACGAGAGATTACCAATGCGTGTGGTGGTGCAAGTGCTCTTCTTTGAACAGGTAAGAGCCAACAACAACGGTTCATCATCTACAGGGAACAGCACGCCAGAGATTATCATCCCGGCTTCGAGATCGACGAACACTACTGATCAAGAAGACACAGAGTGTTGGGACACAGAGGATATCAAAGCCTTGAGAGGTGAATTAGCAAGTCTAAGACTCGCAAAGAATCAACAAgagaataacaacaacaaagggAAACTGAtgaaaggaggaggaggattggGAGTTTCTAGAGTGTTCTCGAAGCTTTGGTCTGGTAAAGACAGAAGTGGAGAGATGATGAGTAGCTCAGGGACTTCGAGTCCTGGTTCTATTAATGATGACtctaagtcttcttcttccacaagcAAGAAACATTAG
- the LOC104733104 gene encoding probable N-acetyltransferase HLS1, with amino-acid sequence MTVVREYDPSRDLAGVEDVERRCEVGPSGKLSLFTDLLGDPICRIRHSPSYLMLVAEMGTEKKEIVGMIRGCIKTVTCGTKLDLNHKPQNDAVKPLYTKLAYVLGLRVSPFHRRQGIGFKLVKMMEEWFRQNGADYSYIATENDNQASVNLFTGKCGYSEFRTPSILVNPVYAHRVNISRRVTVIKLDPVDAESLYRLRFSTTEFFPRDIDSVLNNKLSLGTFVAVPRGSCYGSGSGSWPGSAKFLEYPPESWAVLSVWNCKDSFRLEVRGASRLRRVVAKTTRVVDKTLPFLKLPSIPCVFEPFGLHFMYGIGGEGPRAVKMVRSLCAHAHNLAKEGGCGVVATEVAGEEPLRRGIPHWKALSCAEDLWCVKRLGEDYSDGVVGDWTKSPTGVSIFVDPRE; translated from the exons ATGACGGTGGTTAGAGAATACGACCCGAGCCGAGACTTAGCCGGCGTTGAGGATGTGGAGCGACGTTGTGAAGTTGGACCAAGCGGCAAGCTTTCTCTTTTCACCGACCTTTTGGGTGACCCGATTTGTAGGATCCGACATTCTCCTTCCTATCTCATGTTG GTGGCTGAGATGGGTacggagaagaaggagattgtGGGGATGATTAGAGGTTGCATCAAAACCGTTACATGTGGCACAAAACTCGATTTAAATCATAAACCCCAAAACGACGCCGTTAAGCCTCTCTACACTAAACTCGCTTACGTTTTGGGCCTTCGTGTCTCTCCTTTCCACAG GAGACAAGGGATTGGGTTTAAGCTCGTGAAGATGATGGAGGAATGGTTCAGACAAAACGGTGCTGACTACTCTTACATAGCTACTGAAAACGATAACCAAGCTTCGGTTAATCTATTCACCGGCAAATGTGGTTACTCCGAGTTCCGTACGCCGTCGATTTTGGTTAATCCGGTTTACGCTCATCGAGTTAATATCTCGCGAAGAGTCACGGTGATAAAATTAGACCCGGTCGACGCTGAATCGTTGTACCGACTCCGGTTTAGTACAACCGAGTTTTTCCCGCGGGATATTGATTCGGTTCTCAATAACAAACTCTCTCTCGGGACTTTTGTAGCTGTGCCACGTGGAAGCTGTTATGGATCCGGGTCTGGATCATGGCCCGGTTCGGCTAAGTTCCTCGAGTACCCGCCAGAGTCATGGGCCGTGTTGAGCGTGTGGAACTGTAAAGACTCGTTTCGGTTAGAGGTTCGCGGCGCGTCGAGGCTGAGGCGCGTGGTAGCGAAAACGACTCGGGTGGTTGATAAAACGCTGCCGTTTTTGAAACTACCTTCGATCCCTTGTGTGTTCGAGCCGTTTGGGCTTCACTTCATGTACGGGATAGGAGGGGAAGGCCCACGCGCGGTGAAGATGGTGAGATCGCTGTGTGCTCACGCGCATAACTTGGCCAAGGAAGGAGGTTGTGGTGTCGTGGCGACGGAGGTAGCCGGAGAAGAGCCGTTGCGGCGAGGGATACCGCATTGGAAAGCGCTATCGTGCGCCGAGGATCTTTGGTGTGTGAAACGGCTTGGGGAAGACTACAGTGACGGCGTTGTTGGTGACTGGACTAAATCGCCAACTGGCGTTTCTATTTTTGTAGACCCTAGAGAA
- the LOC104729409 gene encoding uncharacterized protein LOC104729409: MAPPSPRVVVKVDLNKKPWQQNQPLHNRWHPEIPPVAEVKAGEFFRVEMIDAMGGVVKDNGSASDIKNADLTTTHHLSGPIRVVDEEGVAAKPGDLLAIEICNLGPLPGDEWGYTASFDRENGGGFLNDHFPCATKAIWYFEGIYAYSPQIPGVRFPGLTHPGVIGTAPSMELLTIWNERERKLEETGLKSQTLCEVVHQRPLATLPTTKGCLLGNIEEGTSEWERVANEAARTIPGRENGGNCDIKNLSRGSKIYLPVFVEGANLSTGDMHFSQGDGEISFCGAIEMSGFLELKCEIIRNGMKEYLTPMGPTPLHVNPIFEIGPVEPRFSEWLVFEGISVDETGRQHYLDATVAYKRAVLNAIDYLFKFGYSKEQVYLLLSCCPCEGRISGIVDSPNAVATLAIPTAIFDQDIRPKTRNVPVGPQIVRKPDVLKCTYDGKLPITKNPSSST, translated from the exons ATGGCTCCACCGAGTCCAAGAGTAGTGGTGAAGGTGGATTTGAATAAGAAACCATGGCAACAGAACCAGCCACTGCATAATAGATGGCATCCTGAGATACCACCAGTAGCAGAGGTTAAGGCTGGTGAGTTTTTCAGGGTGGAAATGATTGATGCTATGGGAGGTGTTGTCAAAGACAATGGCTCTGCAAGCGATATCAAGAACGCAGACCTAACTACT ACTCATCACCTAAGTGGGCCGATTAGGGTTGTGGATGAGGAGGGTGTTGCAGCTAAGCCAGGTGACCTTCTTGCTATTGAGATATGCAACTTGGGTCCTTTACCAGGAGATGAATGGGGATATACTGCTTCGTTTGATAGAGAGAACGGCGGCGGTTTCTTGAATGACCATTTCCCCTGTGCTACCAAAGCTATTTGGTACTTTGAAGGGATTTATGCATACTCTCCTCAAATTCCTG GGGTACGGTTTCCGGGTTTGACACACCCGGGAGTCATTGGCACCGCACCATCGATGGAACTCCTGACAATATGGAATGAAAGGGaaagaaaattagaagaaactGGTCTCAAGTCCCAAACACTATGTGAGGTTGTGCATCAGCGCCCACTAGCAACCCTACCAACAACTAAAGGATGCCTCCTAGGGAAC ATTGAAGAAGGAACATCGGAATGGGAAAGGGTTGCAAACGAGGCTGCCAGGACGATACCAGGAAGAGAAAACGGAGGAAACTGTGACATAAAAAACCTAAGCAGAGGCTCTAAAATATATCTTCCAGTGTTTGTAGAAGGGGCTAATCTAAGCACAGGAGACATGCATTTCTCACAAGGTGATGGTGAAATCTCATTCTGCGGGGCAATCGAGATGAGTGGATTTCTAGAACTCAA GTGTGAAATCATAAGGAATGGGATGAAGGAGTACCTTACACCAATGGGACCTACCCCTCTCCATGTAAACCCCATCTTTGAGATAGGGCCAGTGGAACCGAGATTCTCAGAGTGGCTGGTCTTTGAGGGGATCAGTGTCGATGAGACCGGAAGACAACATTACCTAGATGCAACAGTTGCTTACAAACGGGCAGTTCTCAACGCCATAGACTATCTCTTCAAATTTGGTTACTCAAAAGAACAG GTGTACCTCTTGCTCTCATGTTGTCCATGTGAAGGAAGAATATCTGGGATAGTTGATTCTCCGAATGCCGTTGCTACACTAGCAATACCTACGGCCATCTTCGATCAG GACATTCGACCAAAGACTCGAAATGTTCCAGTAGGACCTCAGATAGTGAGGAAACCAGACGTACTGAAGTGCACATATGATGGAAAGCTTCCAATTACAAAGAATCCAAGTTCTTCAACATAG
- the LOC104729413 gene encoding LOB domain-containing protein 39-like yields MSCNGCRVLRKGCSETCILRPCLQWIESAESQGHATVFVAKFFGRAGLMSFISAVPELQRPALFQSLLFEACGRTVNPVNGAVGMLWTGNWHVCQAAVETVLRGGTLRPISDLFESPSLMISSDKSSEIFHRDVSRNGNHHRHFSTSGSKTEMKDSPVERKRVKSDSDLDLQVNHQGLTLTASAVRVPFIPPPLFRKAVNGDRPGSPSEESVTTSCWENGMRGDNNKYKRNKGDKKLLNLFV; encoded by the exons atgagttGCAATGGATGTAGAGTTCTTCGAAAAGGTTGTAGTGAAACATGCATCCTTCGCCCTTGTCTCCAATGGATCGAATCCGCCGAGTCACAAGGCCACGCCACTGTCTTTGTTGCTAAATTCTTTGGCCGTGCCGGTCTCATGTCTTTCATCTCAGCCGTACCCGAACTACAACGTCCTG CTTTGTTTCAGTCTTTGTTGTTTGAAGCGTGTGGGAGAACGGTGAATCCGGTTAACGGAGCGGTTGGTATGTTATGGACCGGGAACTGGCACGTGTGCCAAGCGGCGGTTGAGACTGTTCTTCGCGGCGGAACTTTACGACCGATCTCAGATCTTTTTGAATCTCCGTCGTTGATGATCTCCTCCGATAAGTCTTCCGAGATTTTTCACCGAGACGTTTCAAGAAACGGAAATCACCACCGCCACTTCTCCACCTCCGGATCTAAGACGGAGATGAAAGACTCTCCGGTTGAACGGAAACGTGTCAAGTCCGATTCGGATCTGGATCTCCAAGTGAACCACCAAGGTTTAACCCTAACCGCTTCGGCTGTACGGGTTCCTTTTATTCCTCCGCCGCTGTTTCGTAAGGCGGTTAACGGTGATCGTCCGGGAAGTCCATCGGAGGAGTCGGTAACGACGTCGTGTTGGGAAAATGGTATGAGAGgagataataataaatacaaaagaaacaagggagataaaaagttattaaaccTTTTTGTTTAA